A window of the Symbiobacterium terraclitae genome harbors these coding sequences:
- the glyS gene encoding glycine--tRNA ligase subunit beta produces the protein MADTRNLILEIGTEEIPARFCAPALEQLKANAVKALDEARLDYEVVDVFGTPRRLVLYVRNLALMQRDVEMEVKGPPRKAAFDAEGNPTVAARKFAEGQGVAVEDLQVRPDEKGGEYLYARKLIKGESVTAVLPPLLAGLVTSIHWPKAMRWADREIRYARPIKWILAMLGDRRVPFVVDGIETVDTTRGHRVLGPAEPVKVNDADDYFAKVGGAYVMVDQHVRKQVIWQQVTAEAARVGGFVRRDEDLLEELTWLVEQPTAFTGSFAPAYLEVPSEVLVTTMKENQRYFPVYKAEGSEELLPWFIGVRNGGLDHIDIVRAGNEKVLAARLSDARFFWDEDRKQPLEAYNAKLKEAVFQEKLGTQFQRVERLVALARAIGKALELTPTEQEQAARAAWLCKADLATRMVFEFPELQGYMGKQYLLKEGGDPAVAEAIYEHYLPRGAGDDLPRSRPGIVVALADKLDTLAGYFSIGMIPTGSQDPFALRRAAQGVVQTLVENRIRVDLAALASQAVEQYALSGEEALKTHGELMEFFRARLKVLLEQRAVRYDVIDAVLAAGFRDVTDAVNRAEALAAVMGEPEFAAVTGAFKRVANLAGKAGEAGAASAEIDPGLFSEAAERDLYGAFVDLRPEMKQALDAGEYRAFYRLATRLKAPVDAFLDSVRVNVEDEKVRANRYALLQALGGLLSAPADLSKLAG, from the coding sequence ATGGCCGATACCCGCAACCTCATTCTTGAGATCGGTACCGAGGAGATTCCCGCCCGCTTCTGCGCGCCGGCGCTGGAGCAGCTGAAGGCAAACGCCGTTAAGGCCCTGGATGAGGCCCGCCTCGACTACGAAGTCGTCGACGTGTTCGGCACCCCGCGCCGCCTGGTGCTCTACGTGAGGAACCTGGCGCTCATGCAGCGCGACGTGGAGATGGAGGTGAAGGGGCCGCCCAGGAAGGCCGCCTTCGACGCCGAGGGCAATCCCACCGTCGCCGCCCGGAAGTTCGCCGAGGGGCAGGGGGTGGCGGTGGAGGACCTGCAAGTCCGGCCCGACGAGAAGGGCGGCGAGTACCTCTACGCCCGCAAGCTGATCAAGGGCGAGTCGGTCACCGCCGTGCTGCCCCCGCTGCTGGCCGGGCTCGTCACCTCGATCCACTGGCCCAAGGCGATGCGCTGGGCCGACCGGGAGATCCGCTACGCCCGGCCGATCAAGTGGATCCTGGCCATGCTGGGTGACCGGCGCGTGCCCTTTGTCGTGGACGGCATCGAGACCGTGGACACCACCCGGGGCCACCGGGTACTGGGCCCGGCCGAGCCGGTCAAGGTGAACGACGCCGACGACTACTTCGCCAAGGTCGGCGGGGCTTACGTCATGGTGGACCAGCATGTGCGCAAGCAGGTGATCTGGCAGCAGGTGACGGCCGAGGCGGCCCGGGTGGGCGGCTTCGTGCGGCGCGACGAGGACCTGCTGGAGGAGCTCACCTGGCTGGTGGAGCAGCCCACCGCCTTCACCGGCTCCTTCGCGCCGGCCTACCTGGAGGTTCCCTCCGAGGTGCTGGTGACCACCATGAAGGAGAACCAGCGCTACTTCCCGGTCTACAAGGCAGAGGGCTCCGAGGAGCTCCTGCCCTGGTTCATCGGCGTGCGCAACGGCGGGCTCGACCATATCGACATCGTGCGGGCCGGCAACGAGAAGGTGCTGGCGGCCCGGCTGTCGGATGCCCGCTTCTTCTGGGACGAGGACCGCAAGCAGCCGCTGGAGGCTTACAACGCCAAGCTGAAGGAGGCCGTCTTCCAGGAGAAGCTCGGCACGCAGTTCCAGCGCGTGGAGCGGCTGGTCGCCCTGGCCCGGGCGATCGGCAAGGCGCTGGAACTCACGCCCACCGAGCAGGAGCAGGCGGCGCGGGCGGCCTGGCTCTGCAAGGCCGACCTGGCCACCCGGATGGTCTTCGAGTTCCCCGAGCTGCAGGGCTACATGGGCAAGCAGTACCTGCTCAAGGAGGGCGGCGACCCCGCGGTGGCCGAGGCGATCTACGAGCACTACCTGCCCCGGGGCGCCGGCGACGACCTGCCCCGGTCCCGGCCGGGCATCGTGGTCGCCCTGGCCGACAAACTGGACACCCTTGCGGGCTACTTCTCCATCGGCATGATCCCCACCGGCTCGCAGGACCCCTTCGCTCTGCGGCGCGCCGCCCAGGGCGTGGTGCAGACGCTGGTGGAGAACCGCATCAGGGTCGACCTGGCCGCGCTGGCCTCACAGGCCGTGGAGCAGTACGCCCTCTCCGGTGAAGAGGCGCTGAAGACCCACGGCGAGCTGATGGAGTTCTTCCGGGCCCGGCTGAAGGTGTTGCTGGAGCAGCGCGCGGTGCGCTACGACGTGATCGACGCCGTGCTGGCCGCCGGCTTCCGGGACGTGACGGACGCCGTCAACCGAGCAGAGGCGCTGGCGGCCGTCATGGGTGAGCCCGAGTTCGCCGCCGTCACGGGGGCGTTCAAGCGGGTCGCCAACCTGGCCGGCAAGGCCGGCGAGGCGGGGGCCGCAAGCGCCGAGATCGATCCCGGGCTCTTCAGCGAGGCCGCCGAGCGCGACCTCTACGGCGCCTTCGTCGACCTCAGGCCCGAGATGAAGCAGGCGCTGGACGCGGGCGAGTACCGGGCGTTCTACCGCCTGGCCACCCGCCTGAAGGCCCCGGTGGACGCCTTCCTCGACAGCGTGCGGGTAAACGTGGAGGACGAGAAGGTGCGGGCCAACCGCTACGCCCTGCTCCAGGCCCTGGGCGGCCTGCTCTCCGCCCCGGCGGACCTGAGCAAGCTGGCGGGTTGA
- the glyQ gene encoding glycine--tRNA ligase subunit alpha, translated as MYFQDLVLTLDKFWAEQGCIIQHPYDVEKGAGTFNPNTFFRALGPEPWNVAYIEPCRRPADGRYAQNPNRMQHYFQYQVIMKPSPENIQEIYLEMLERIGIDPKKHDIRFVEDNWEAPSQGAWGLGWEVWCDGMEITQFTYFQQVGGFECKPVSVEITLGLERLASYIQGVDNVWDIMYNKDLRYGDVYERSEWEHSVYNFEQSDTQMLFQLYGMHEAEAKRLLALDPPLVYPAYDHILKCSHTFNLLDARGAIAVSERQGYILRVRNLSRAAAKAYIEMRESLGFPLLKPLGERPTWESRYGAGKQSAEGVK; from the coding sequence ATGTACTTTCAGGACCTGGTTCTGACCCTCGACAAGTTCTGGGCCGAGCAGGGGTGCATCATTCAGCATCCCTACGACGTGGAGAAGGGTGCGGGCACCTTCAACCCCAACACCTTCTTCCGGGCGCTGGGGCCTGAGCCCTGGAACGTGGCCTACATCGAGCCCTGCCGCCGCCCGGCCGACGGCCGGTACGCGCAGAACCCCAACCGCATGCAGCACTACTTCCAGTACCAGGTGATCATGAAGCCCTCGCCGGAGAACATCCAGGAGATCTACCTGGAGATGCTCGAGCGCATCGGCATCGACCCCAAGAAGCACGACATCCGGTTCGTCGAGGACAACTGGGAGGCTCCCAGCCAGGGCGCCTGGGGCCTGGGCTGGGAGGTCTGGTGCGACGGCATGGAGATCACCCAGTTCACCTACTTCCAGCAGGTGGGCGGCTTCGAGTGCAAGCCGGTCTCCGTGGAGATCACGCTGGGCTTGGAGCGGCTGGCCTCGTACATCCAGGGCGTGGACAACGTCTGGGACATCATGTACAACAAGGATCTCCGCTACGGCGACGTGTACGAGCGGTCGGAGTGGGAGCACTCGGTCTACAACTTCGAGCAGTCCGACACCCAGATGCTGTTCCAGCTCTACGGCATGCACGAGGCCGAGGCCAAGCGGCTCCTCGCGCTCGATCCGCCGCTGGTCTACCCGGCCTACGACCACATCCTGAAGTGCTCGCACACCTTCAACCTGCTGGACGCCCGCGGCGCGATCGCCGTCAGCGAGCGGCAGGGATACATCCTCCGCGTGCGCAACCTCTCCCGGGCCGCCGCCAAGGCCTACATCGAGATGCGGGAGTCGCTGGGCTTCCCGCTGCTCAAGCCGCTGGGGGAGCGGCCTACCTGGGAGTCCCGCTACGGCGCCGGAAAGCAGTCCGCGGAGGGGGTGAAGTAG
- a CDS encoding ABC transporter permease: MRRLNFPLILGLMLTAGLLFLLVLPELVTLEDPHVGVYMQVEGRRLRLAPFAPGEFGYVLGSDMVGRDMLARVVYGARYTLGLAAGVILLRLAVALPAGLRAGWAGGRAGRLVQTLAVGFGSIPALALVAMTLGGLRWLIPGQAGWLAAYVAMLVLSGAPRMAEQVRRRVEEIMIMPHVEAARALGATPGRILLRHVLPLMRADLAVMISSEMAWVLLLMGQLAVFGIYVGGTVAVRGDGWVRIIEYLPEWGQMLGANRYNILGTPWIPFYPGLALGLSAAAFHLLAEGFRLRGLRQG; this comes from the coding sequence GTGAGGCGGCTGAACTTCCCCCTGATCCTGGGACTCATGCTGACCGCCGGGCTGCTCTTTCTGCTGGTGCTGCCGGAGCTGGTGACCCTGGAGGACCCGCACGTGGGCGTCTACATGCAGGTGGAAGGCCGCCGGCTGCGCCTGGCGCCCTTCGCCCCCGGCGAGTTCGGCTACGTGCTCGGTTCAGACATGGTGGGGCGGGACATGCTCGCGCGCGTGGTCTACGGCGCCCGGTACACGCTGGGGCTGGCGGCCGGCGTGATCCTCCTGCGGCTGGCGGTGGCCCTGCCGGCGGGGCTCCGGGCGGGCTGGGCCGGCGGTCGGGCGGGCCGGCTGGTGCAGACCCTGGCGGTCGGCTTCGGCTCCATTCCGGCGCTGGCGCTGGTGGCCATGACCCTGGGCGGCCTGCGCTGGCTGATCCCCGGGCAGGCGGGCTGGCTCGCGGCCTACGTGGCGATGCTGGTCCTCTCCGGCGCCCCGCGCATGGCCGAACAGGTGCGCCGCCGGGTCGAGGAGATCATGATCATGCCCCACGTGGAGGCGGCCCGCGCCCTGGGTGCCACGCCCGGGCGCATCCTGCTGCGCCACGTGCTGCCGCTGATGCGGGCCGACCTGGCCGTGATGATCTCCTCGGAGATGGCATGGGTGCTCCTGCTGATGGGGCAGCTGGCGGTCTTCGGCATCTACGTGGGCGGCACGGTGGCCGTCCGCGGCGACGGCTGGGTGCGGATCATCGAGTACCTGCCCGAGTGGGGGCAGATGCTGGGGGCGAACCGGTACAACATCCTGGGGACGCCCTGGATTCCCTTCTACCCCGGCCTGGCGCTGGGGCTCTCCGCCGCAGCCTTCCACCTGCTGGCCGAGGGCTTCCGCCTGCGGGGTCTGCGGCAGGGGTGA
- a CDS encoding ABC transporter permease subunit translates to MLKGWALRLGLLLLSAAIVVLVAMLPRGVVATEASSPPGSLGEVRTDATQKFRIEPLEGDAGGFAYSWSLAAYGEGLRDYMAGLAGGTLTVDQWYGTAQRVLPLLPLLRETWWLSFQLFAAALVVGVVLGLLLGCLVLGSRAGRAFSLGLSVLGVSVPDFLLILLGQLLTIWSYRTFGVRLWSVLGVQGGERGWLLPLVALSIIPMAYTARLISTALDEAMRQEYIRTARAKGVPEVWVVLKHALRNALPRALNGMPAMLNVTLSSQLVVEVLTNHYGLGSGLMRGLSYSQPHVVATIGLIFCTWFLVMDGLAVTLRALANPQLKGGGTP, encoded by the coding sequence TTGCTCAAGGGATGGGCCCTGCGCCTCGGGCTGCTGCTGCTCTCCGCCGCGATCGTGGTGCTGGTGGCCATGCTGCCCCGGGGCGTGGTGGCGACGGAGGCGTCTTCCCCGCCCGGGAGCCTGGGCGAGGTGCGCACGGACGCCACCCAGAAGTTCCGCATTGAACCCCTTGAAGGCGACGCCGGCGGCTTCGCCTACTCGTGGTCCCTGGCAGCGTACGGCGAGGGGCTGAGGGACTACATGGCCGGCCTCGCGGGCGGCACCCTGACGGTGGACCAGTGGTACGGCACGGCCCAGCGCGTCCTGCCGCTGCTGCCCCTGCTGCGGGAGACCTGGTGGCTCTCCTTCCAGCTGTTCGCCGCGGCGCTCGTCGTGGGCGTGGTCCTCGGGCTGCTGCTGGGCTGCCTGGTCCTGGGGAGCCGCGCCGGGCGCGCCTTCTCACTGGGCCTCTCGGTGCTGGGCGTCTCGGTGCCGGACTTCCTCCTGATCCTCCTGGGGCAGCTGCTCACCATCTGGTCCTACCGCACCTTCGGCGTGCGGCTCTGGTCTGTGCTCGGGGTGCAGGGGGGCGAGCGGGGATGGCTGCTGCCGCTGGTGGCGCTCTCCATCATCCCCATGGCCTATACGGCGCGGCTGATCTCCACCGCACTGGACGAAGCGATGCGCCAGGAGTACATCCGCACCGCCCGGGCCAAGGGGGTGCCCGAGGTGTGGGTGGTGCTGAAACACGCGCTGCGCAACGCCCTGCCCCGGGCCCTGAACGGCATGCCGGCCATGCTGAACGTCACGCTCTCCAGCCAGCTGGTCGTGGAGGTGCTCACCAACCACTACGGCCTCGGGTCGGGGCTGATGCGAGGGCTCAGCTACAGCCAGCCCCACGTGGTCGCGACCATCGGGCTGATCTTCTGCACCTGGTTCCTGGTGATGGACGGGCTGGCGGTCACCCTGCGGGCGCTGGCCAACCCGCAGCTGAAGGGAGGGGGGACGCCGTGA
- the recO gene encoding DNA repair protein RecO has translation MALYNVDGIVIRVRNFQEADKIVVLLTREEGKVEAVARGARRPRSRLAAATQLFSRLRAQLFSGRSLDTLSQAEIVESFRQLREDLVRMAYATYACELMDALLPERQRHEAPFLLLLTSLHLFNEPDLPPEPLLRAYELKLLSMLGFRPSLTACVGCGTEAVQQNGSVRFSPVLGGVLCPACSAEGEGAVRLSLGALESMKRLLDGDIRRAHVVRLGGEVAAEVDQALSAYILVRTERRLKSKEFLDTLRV, from the coding sequence TTGGCACTCTACAACGTCGACGGGATCGTCATTCGGGTACGGAACTTCCAGGAGGCGGACAAGATCGTCGTCCTGCTCACCCGCGAGGAGGGGAAGGTGGAGGCGGTGGCCCGGGGAGCCCGGCGGCCCCGCAGCCGCCTCGCGGCGGCGACCCAGCTCTTCTCCCGGCTGCGGGCCCAGCTCTTCTCCGGCAGGAGCCTCGACACGCTGAGCCAGGCGGAGATCGTGGAGTCCTTTCGCCAGCTGCGGGAGGACCTGGTGCGCATGGCCTATGCCACCTACGCCTGCGAGCTGATGGACGCCCTGCTGCCCGAGCGGCAGCGGCACGAGGCGCCCTTCCTCCTGCTGCTGACCAGCCTCCACCTTTTCAACGAGCCCGACCTGCCCCCTGAACCGCTCCTGCGGGCCTACGAGCTGAAGCTGCTCTCCATGCTCGGCTTCCGGCCCAGCCTCACCGCCTGTGTGGGCTGCGGCACCGAGGCCGTGCAGCAGAACGGCAGCGTGCGCTTCTCGCCGGTGCTGGGCGGCGTGCTCTGCCCCGCCTGCTCGGCCGAGGGCGAGGGGGCCGTCCGGCTCTCGCTGGGCGCCCTGGAGAGCATGAAGCGGCTGCTGGACGGCGACATCCGCCGGGCCCATGTGGTGCGCCTCGGCGGCGAGGTGGCCGCCGAGGTCGACCAGGCGCTCTCGGCCTACATCCTGGTGCGAACCGAGCGGCGGCTGAAGTCGAAGGAATTTCTCGATACCCTGCGCGTTTAA
- a CDS encoding GGDEF domain-containing protein, whose protein sequence is MERDTRLDGLRRQFLLLTLPIAAVAGFSEWLLLRRNGEPAPPLLLVAAIASLALALLLWRRRRSLRFVEAAVATGVAAALFVLLYNALFAPEDVAAGRFARLAPWGSVSLAAVLLPLGSHRATWAASGIYTGLLVIGAAYLVRTGQSGVRPALLEPLIQFYLSNAVLLCLLYSWAEMRKQYDRTRHLARSMADLAHTDPLLGIPNRRQMQAYIQREIREAEEGMEPATMIMFDVDRFKQVNDTYGHETGDLVLRAVTAAVRQTLRSTDRVGRWGGDEFIVLVHVSELSQAYQLAQRLGDAVHQKLSDRFLQVTISLGVAPYHPGDTVASWVRRADQALLGAKESGRNRVVVGS, encoded by the coding sequence GTGGAGCGCGACACCCGGTTGGACGGGCTGAGGCGGCAGTTCCTGCTGCTCACCCTCCCCATCGCCGCAGTGGCCGGGTTTTCGGAATGGCTGCTCCTCCGGCGGAACGGCGAACCCGCTCCCCCTCTGCTGCTGGTGGCCGCGATCGCGTCGCTGGCGCTGGCCCTGCTGCTCTGGCGGCGGCGGCGCAGCCTGCGCTTTGTCGAGGCCGCCGTGGCGACGGGCGTCGCTGCGGCGCTATTTGTATTGCTCTACAACGCCCTGTTCGCCCCGGAGGACGTGGCCGCCGGGCGTTTCGCCCGCCTCGCCCCATGGGGCTCGGTCTCCCTGGCCGCAGTCCTCCTCCCGCTGGGCAGCCACCGGGCCACCTGGGCGGCCAGCGGCATCTACACCGGCCTGCTGGTCATCGGCGCGGCCTACCTCGTGCGGACGGGGCAGAGCGGCGTCCGGCCCGCCCTGCTGGAGCCGCTGATCCAGTTCTACCTCTCCAACGCGGTACTCCTCTGCCTGCTCTACTCCTGGGCGGAGATGCGCAAGCAGTACGACCGCACGCGCCACCTCGCCCGGTCCATGGCCGACCTGGCCCACACCGACCCGCTCCTGGGCATCCCCAACCGGCGGCAGATGCAGGCCTACATCCAGCGGGAGATCCGGGAGGCCGAGGAGGGCATGGAGCCGGCCACCATGATCATGTTCGACGTGGACCGGTTCAAGCAGGTCAACGACACGTACGGCCACGAGACGGGCGACCTGGTGCTGCGCGCGGTCACCGCCGCGGTGCGCCAGACCCTGCGGTCGACCGACCGGGTGGGCCGCTGGGGCGGCGACGAGTTCATCGTGCTGGTACACGTGAGCGAGCTCTCCCAGGCCTACCAGTTGGCGCAGCGGCTCGGCGACGCGGTGCACCAGAAGCTGAGCGACCGCTTCCTGCAGGTGACCATCAGCCTGGGCGTGGCCCCGTACCACCCGGGCGACACCGTGGCGTCCTGGGTCCGCCGGGCGGACCAGGCGCTGCTGGGCGCCAAGGAGTCCGGGCGCAACCGGGTCGTGGTGGGCTCCTGA
- the deoC gene encoding deoxyribose-phosphate aldolase: MTRAQLAKLIDHTMLRPDATEAQIRTLCAEAREHGFMSVCVNPHWVPLCRDLLSGTDVLVCTVIGFPLGANRSEIKAVEAEDAVARGAREVDMVINIGALKSGQHDVVLSDIRAVVEAVSGEARVKVIIETGLLTDEEKVTACRLAQEAGADFVKTSTGFGHGGATVADVALMRRTVGPAMGVKASGGVRDLATALAMVEAGANRIGASAGVAILAGLAE, encoded by the coding sequence ATGACGCGCGCGCAACTGGCCAAGCTGATCGATCACACGATGCTGAGACCCGACGCCACTGAGGCGCAGATTCGCACGCTCTGCGCCGAGGCCCGGGAGCACGGCTTCATGTCCGTCTGCGTCAACCCGCACTGGGTCCCGCTCTGCCGGGACCTGCTCAGCGGTACCGACGTGCTGGTCTGCACCGTCATCGGCTTTCCGCTGGGGGCCAACCGCAGCGAGATCAAGGCTGTGGAGGCAGAGGACGCCGTGGCCCGCGGCGCCCGCGAGGTCGACATGGTGATCAACATCGGCGCGCTGAAGTCCGGCCAGCACGACGTGGTGCTCAGCGACATCCGCGCGGTGGTGGAGGCCGTCTCCGGAGAGGCGCGCGTAAAGGTGATCATCGAGACCGGGCTGCTGACCGACGAGGAGAAGGTGACGGCCTGCCGCCTGGCGCAGGAGGCGGGGGCAGACTTCGTCAAGACGTCGACCGGCTTCGGCCACGGCGGCGCCACGGTGGCGGACGTCGCCCTGATGCGGCGAACCGTCGGCCCGGCGATGGGCGTGAAGGCCTCGGGCGGCGTGCGCGACCTGGCCACGGCGCTGGCCATGGTGGAGGCGGGGGCCAACCGAATCGGTGCCAGCGCCGGGGTCGCCATCCTGGCCGGGCTCGCGGAGTAG
- a CDS encoding CAP domain-containing protein has translation MKFFKGLAIALAVAAASLTMAAPASAATTYTYTYTIKVPARTDLASVLSWYFPKLNVKWYTPKTTAQTTQAKQPQTTVSQPTQQQPKQQMQQQTQPQTTAAVSGLTATEQQMLNLVNQERAKAGLKPLQADLQLTKLARMKSQDMINRNYFSHNSPTYGSPFDMMKAYGVTYRTAGENIAGNQSVQAAHNALMNSPGHRANILNAQYTHIGIGIVEGGPYGMMFTQMFVGR, from the coding sequence ATGAAGTTCTTCAAGGGCCTTGCCATCGCGCTGGCCGTCGCCGCAGCCTCGCTCACGATGGCCGCGCCGGCCTCGGCCGCGACCACCTACACCTATACCTACACCATCAAGGTGCCCGCCCGCACCGACCTGGCCAGCGTGCTGAGCTGGTACTTCCCGAAGCTGAACGTGAAGTGGTACACGCCGAAGACCACCGCCCAGACGACCCAGGCGAAGCAGCCGCAGACGACGGTCAGCCAGCCCACGCAGCAGCAGCCCAAGCAGCAGATGCAGCAGCAGACCCAGCCGCAGACCACCGCTGCCGTGAGCGGCCTCACCGCCACCGAGCAGCAGATGCTGAACCTGGTCAACCAGGAGCGGGCCAAGGCCGGCCTGAAGCCGCTGCAGGCCGACCTGCAGCTGACCAAGCTGGCCCGGATGAAGAGCCAGGACATGATCAACCGCAACTACTTCAGCCACAACTCGCCGACCTACGGCTCGCCGTTTGACATGATGAAGGCGTATGGCGTGACCTACCGGACCGCTGGCGAGAACATCGCCGGCAACCAGTCGGTCCAGGCGGCGCACAACGCCCTGATGAACTCGCCGGGCCACCGGGCCAACATCCTGAACGCCCAGTACACCCACATCGGCATCGGCATCGTCGAGGGCGGCCCGTACGGCATGATGTTCACGCAGATGTTCGTGGGCCGGTAA
- a CDS encoding lipoate--protein ligase, with protein MIYLETGSTDPYFNLAFEEYVFEKLDRSRSYFILWQNENTIVVGRHQNTYEEINQQYVEEHGIRVVRRLSGGGAVYHDSGNLNYTFIVDKDAAPDFNFAVFTVPVIKTLEQIGVKAEFTGRNDLTIDGKKFSGNAQYVRHGRILHHGCIMLDSNIEVVSNALRVKEAKFQSKGVKSVRSRVTTINAHAPRPVTMEEFKRLLKGYILQAEGLEPMELTPEQLAEVRRLRDAKYATWEWNYGASPAYDMRREQRFDAGTVTVHLQAEAGRIKAVKIYGDFFGSGELSELEAALVGLPLDDNLEEALERLNVGWYIQGLTARDLAGLLKG; from the coding sequence ATGATCTACCTGGAGACGGGCAGCACCGACCCCTACTTCAACCTGGCCTTCGAGGAGTACGTGTTTGAGAAACTGGACCGTTCCCGGTCGTACTTCATCCTCTGGCAGAACGAGAACACCATCGTGGTGGGCCGGCACCAGAACACCTACGAGGAGATCAACCAGCAGTACGTGGAGGAGCACGGCATCCGCGTCGTCCGGCGGCTGTCGGGCGGCGGGGCCGTCTACCACGACTCCGGGAACCTGAACTACACCTTCATCGTGGATAAGGACGCCGCGCCGGACTTCAATTTCGCCGTCTTCACCGTGCCGGTGATCAAGACGCTGGAGCAGATCGGCGTGAAGGCCGAGTTCACCGGTCGAAACGACCTCACCATCGACGGGAAGAAGTTCTCCGGCAACGCCCAGTACGTGCGGCACGGGCGCATCCTGCACCACGGCTGCATCATGCTGGACTCCAACATCGAGGTGGTGTCGAACGCCCTCAGGGTGAAGGAGGCCAAGTTCCAGTCCAAGGGCGTGAAGTCCGTGCGCAGCCGCGTCACCACCATCAACGCCCACGCTCCCCGGCCCGTCACCATGGAGGAGTTCAAGCGCCTGCTCAAGGGGTACATCCTGCAGGCCGAGGGGCTGGAGCCGATGGAACTGACGCCGGAGCAGCTGGCGGAGGTGCGGCGCCTCCGGGATGCGAAGTACGCCACCTGGGAGTGGAACTACGGCGCCTCGCCCGCCTACGACATGCGGCGGGAGCAGCGGTTCGACGCCGGGACGGTTACCGTCCACCTCCAGGCGGAGGCGGGGCGGATCAAGGCCGTGAAGATCTACGGCGACTTCTTCGGCAGCGGGGAGCTGTCCGAGCTGGAGGCCGCCCTGGTGGGCCTGCCGCTGGACGACAACCTGGAGGAAGCTCTCGAACGGCTGAACGTCGGCTGGTACATCCAGGGGCTCACCGCCCGGGACCTGGCCGGGCTGCTCAAGGGCTGA
- a CDS encoding protoheme IX farnesyltransferase — translation MLQKVRDLWSLIKCKQTFLLLFTGLVGYASGLKGGGGPALYGGLLGSLFLAISGTTVLNMVYDRDIDAVMPRTRHRPLAAGRLRPWEAVLLGGAMSAAGLGWALALDLRYGLVVLAGWLLDLVVYTVWLKRRTPWSVIWGGLSGGMPVLAGRALATGQVEVIGLLLALAVLLWIPTHIMTFSIKYAADYAAAGVPVFPNVYGLRTTQVAISLSTVLAAAVMTGVTWQLAEHLGAVAVASALAMVLVGLGANALIRPSVQVNLRLFKFASVYMVSAMALMLL, via the coding sequence ATGCTCCAGAAGGTGCGTGATCTCTGGTCGCTGATCAAGTGCAAGCAGACGTTCCTCCTGCTCTTCACCGGCCTGGTGGGCTACGCCAGCGGCCTGAAGGGGGGCGGGGGCCCTGCCCTGTACGGCGGGCTGCTGGGCAGCCTCTTCCTCGCGATTTCCGGCACCACCGTGCTCAACATGGTCTACGACCGGGATATCGACGCCGTGATGCCCCGCACCCGCCACCGCCCGCTGGCCGCCGGACGGCTGCGCCCCTGGGAGGCCGTGCTGCTGGGCGGCGCCATGAGCGCCGCCGGCCTCGGCTGGGCCCTCGCGCTGGACCTGCGCTACGGCCTCGTGGTGCTGGCCGGGTGGCTGCTGGACCTCGTAGTCTACACCGTCTGGCTGAAGCGGCGCACGCCCTGGTCGGTGATCTGGGGCGGGCTCTCCGGCGGCATGCCCGTCCTGGCGGGCCGCGCGCTGGCCACCGGGCAGGTGGAGGTCATCGGCCTGCTGCTGGCCCTGGCGGTGCTGCTCTGGATCCCCACGCACATCATGACCTTCAGCATCAAGTACGCCGCGGACTACGCCGCGGCGGGCGTGCCGGTCTTCCCCAACGTCTACGGCCTCAGGACGACGCAGGTGGCCATCAGCCTCTCCACCGTGCTGGCTGCCGCCGTCATGACGGGCGTCACCTGGCAGCTGGCCGAGCACCTCGGGGCCGTGGCTGTGGCCTCGGCGCTGGCGATGGTCCTGGTGGGGCTGGGCGCCAACGCCCTGATCCGGCCGTCGGTGCAGGTGAACCTGCGGCTGTTCAAGTTCGCCTCGGTCTACATGGTGTCGGCCATGGCCCTGATGCTGCTGTAG